Proteins found in one Neofelis nebulosa isolate mNeoNeb1 chromosome 3, mNeoNeb1.pri, whole genome shotgun sequence genomic segment:
- the MSANTD1 gene encoding myb/SANT-like DNA-binding domain-containing protein 1, with protein MDEPPSSPGKDPLREGASSMAAAEVPGYLVSPQTEKHRRARNWTDAEMRGLMLVWEEFFDELKQTKRNAKVYEKMASKLLEMTGERRLGEEIKIKITNMTFQYRKLKCMTDSESVPPDWPYYLAIDRILAKVPESCDGKLPDSQQPGPSTSQTEASLSPSAKSTPLYLPYNQCSYEGRFQDDRSDTSSSLLSLKFRSDARPGKKRKVQNCHLRKKKLRLLEAMLEEQRRLSRAVEDACQEVRRVLDRQNLLQVQGLQLQERMMSLLEKMIAKSGV; from the exons ATGGATGAGCCTCCGTCAAGCCCTGGAAAAGACCCGCTGAGAGAGG GTGCCTCCAGCATGGCGGCGGCCGAGGTGCCCGGCTACCTCGTGTCCCCGCAGACGGAGAAGCACCGGCGAGCCCGCAACTGGACGGACGCCGAGATGCGCGGCCTCATGCTCGTCTGGGAGGAGTTCTTCGACGAGCTGAAGCAGACCAAACGCAACGCCAAGGTGTACGAGAAGATGGCCAGCAAGCTGCTGGAGATGACGGGGGAGCGCCGGCTGGGCGAGGAGATCAAGATCAAGATCACCAACATGACCTTCCAGTACAG GAAATTAAAATGCATGACAGATAGCGAGTCCGTCCCGCCCGACTGGCCCTATTACCTAGCCATTGATAGGATTCTGGCCAAGGTCCCCGAGTCCTGTGATGGCAAACTGCCGGACAGCCAGCAGCCGGGGCCCTCCACGTCCCAGACCGAGGCGTCCCTGTCGCCGTCTGCTAAATCCACCCCTCTGTACTTACCGTATAACCAGTGCTCCTACGAAGGCCGCTTCCAGGATGATCGCTCCGACACCTCCTCCAGCTTACTGTCCCTTAAGTTCAG GTCGGACGCGCGGCCCGGGAAGAAGCGCAAGGTGCAGAACTGCCACCTGCGGAAGAAGAAGCTGCGGCTGCTGGAGGCCATGCTGGAGGAGCAGCGCCGGCTGAGCCGCGCCGTGGAGGACGCGTGCCAGGAGGTGCGCCGCGTGCTGGACCGCCAGAACCTGCTGCAGGTGCAGGGCCTACAGCTGCAGGAGCGCATGATGAGCCTGCTGGAGAAGATGATCGCCAAGTCCGGCGTCTAG